In a single window of the Ferroacidibacillus organovorans genome:
- a CDS encoding class I SAM-dependent methyltransferase, which translates to MRFAARRRRPLTALLKDEASEAAVVIGDDPQIALFDGRSSHGFFYHPGISLPRVKAMEKGVRDRFVDICGIQEGDHVLDGTAGLCAEATLLAAAVGESGAVTATEAHYLTYLVVREGLASYQTSFLPFARALRRIDLQYGTWQEQVRMKKVRRPDVFYLDPMFEQTITKSSGMQALKPYTLSETFSSADLELARAFSRRRLIVKTRRHSAWLETVQPDELHASARFSYAVFYANGARGGGAI; encoded by the coding sequence TTGCGCTTTGCTGCGCGCAGAAGAAGGCCGCTTACGGCGCTTTTAAAAGACGAGGCGAGCGAGGCTGCAGTAGTGATCGGCGATGATCCGCAGATTGCACTGTTTGACGGTCGTTCATCTCACGGTTTTTTTTATCACCCGGGAATCTCTCTCCCGCGCGTCAAGGCGATGGAAAAGGGTGTGCGCGATCGCTTTGTGGACATTTGCGGGATTCAAGAAGGAGATCACGTGTTGGACGGCACGGCAGGGCTTTGCGCTGAGGCGACACTGCTTGCGGCGGCAGTTGGTGAATCAGGTGCTGTTACGGCGACGGAGGCACATTATCTGACCTATCTTGTGGTGCGCGAAGGACTGGCCTCTTATCAGACGTCGTTTCTGCCTTTTGCAAGAGCGCTTCGGCGGATCGATTTGCAGTATGGAACGTGGCAGGAACAAGTACGGATGAAAAAGGTAAGGCGTCCGGACGTATTCTATCTTGATCCGATGTTTGAACAGACGATTACCAAGTCATCAGGTATGCAAGCGCTCAAACCCTACACCCTCTCTGAAACCTTCTCGAGTGCGGATCTGGAGCTGGCGCGCGCCTTTTCCAGGCGCAGGTTAATCGTTAAAACGAGGCGGCACAGCGCGTGGCTAGAAACGGTGCAACCTGATGAACTGCATGCGTCTGCCCGATTTTCTTATGCTGTGTTTTATGCCAACGGCGCAAGGGGAGGAGGGGCCATTTGA
- the miaA gene encoding tRNA (adenosine(37)-N6)-dimethylallyltransferase MiaA, which produces MKTRILCIVGPTAVGKTELSLQLAEALSGEIVSADSMQVYRGMDIGTAKLPMNQRRGIVHHMIDVAEPTEAYTVHRYAVHARKVIEEIALRNKTPIVVGGTGLYVRALTEHFDFTETREDEVLRAQLTARAEREGVARLHEELGLRDPEAANRIHPNDLRRIIRALEVNEITGKTLEENWSAGERPYEAMMVGLTLSREALYKRIETRVDEMIDEGLLHEVERLRALGCQRGMASMQAIGYRQVFDFFDGLLSFEAMVDEIKKASRRYAKRQWSWYRSDQCVHWYDRTEDGMILETIRDRVLQGWFESLHDSQPLGGTR; this is translated from the coding sequence TTGAAAACGCGCATCCTCTGTATCGTGGGACCGACGGCGGTCGGCAAAACAGAGCTCAGCCTGCAGCTTGCAGAGGCGCTCTCTGGAGAGATTGTCAGCGCAGACTCCATGCAAGTTTATCGCGGAATGGATATCGGCACGGCTAAACTGCCGATGAATCAGCGCAGAGGAATTGTGCATCATATGATTGATGTCGCAGAACCCACAGAAGCATACACGGTGCATCGCTATGCAGTTCACGCCCGCAAGGTGATCGAAGAGATTGCCCTGCGCAATAAAACGCCGATTGTGGTGGGGGGAACTGGACTCTATGTGCGCGCGCTCACGGAACATTTTGACTTTACGGAGACACGCGAGGATGAGGTGTTACGCGCGCAACTCACTGCCCGGGCAGAGCGTGAAGGCGTGGCTCGGCTGCATGAGGAATTAGGTCTACGCGATCCTGAGGCGGCAAACAGGATTCATCCAAACGACCTTCGGCGGATCATACGCGCGCTTGAAGTGAATGAAATCACCGGGAAGACGCTGGAGGAAAACTGGAGTGCAGGCGAGCGGCCGTATGAAGCGATGATGGTTGGACTGACACTTTCGCGTGAGGCGCTCTATAAACGAATTGAAACGCGGGTAGACGAGATGATTGACGAGGGGTTGCTTCATGAAGTCGAGCGACTGCGGGCGTTGGGATGCCAGCGCGGCATGGCTTCCATGCAAGCGATTGGCTATCGGCAAGTTTTCGATTTTTTTGATGGATTGCTCTCGTTTGAAGCGATGGTCGATGAGATCAAAAAGGCGAGCCGTCGCTATGCGAAGCGGCAGTGGTCGTGGTATCGAAGCGATCAATGTGTGCACTGGTATGATCGGACGGAAGATGGTATGATACTGGAAACAATTCGCGATCGCGTTTTACAAGGATGGTTTGAGTCGCTTCACGACTCGCAGCCGCTGGGGGGCACACGGTGA
- the hfq gene encoding RNA chaperone Hfq, whose amino-acid sequence MSNGKSINIQDAFLNQIRKENVPVIVYLVNGFQIRGIVKAFDNFTIVIESDGKQQLIYKHAVSTFTPSRNVRFDTDALNQST is encoded by the coding sequence GTGAGTAACGGAAAATCGATCAACATTCAGGACGCATTTTTAAATCAGATTCGCAAAGAAAATGTACCGGTGATTGTCTATCTGGTCAACGGATTTCAGATTAGGGGCATTGTCAAAGCGTTTGACAATTTTACGATTGTCATCGAGTCAGACGGGAAACAGCAGTTGATCTACAAACATGCCGTTTCCACCTTTACGCCGAGCAGAAATGTGCGTTTTGATACGGATGCGCTGAACCAATCGACCTGA